A stretch of Spirochaetota bacterium DNA encodes these proteins:
- a CDS encoding DNA cytosine methyltransferase, with protein MKNLTCASFFAGVGGIDLAFEQQGFNTIYANEIEPLACKTYEANFDLKVDNRDINIVKDNEIPDFDIMLAGFPCQAFSLAGYRQGFEDKKGRGTLFFELERIFKIKKPKIIFLENVKNLVGHDNGNTFRAILEKLDKTGYYVKYQVLNAIHYGNIPQNRERIYIIAFKNKKQYQKFEFPNPQELTTKLSDVIDYEKQVDSRYYYTNTCSFYDKLIEAMTSKNTVYQWRRIYVRENKNTVCPTLTANMGTGGHNVPLVLTDTGIRKLTPKECFRIQGYPTNFVLPEDVANTHLYKQAGNSVVVPVIARIAENIKKVL; from the coding sequence ATGAAAAATTTAACATGTGCATCTTTTTTTGCAGGAGTTGGTGGCATTGATTTAGCTTTTGAGCAACAAGGGTTTAATACCATATATGCTAATGAAATTGAACCACTTGCCTGTAAGACATACGAAGCTAATTTTGATTTAAAGGTAGATAACAGAGATATAAATATAGTAAAAGATAATGAGATACCTGATTTTGATATTATGTTAGCTGGTTTTCCTTGTCAAGCATTTTCGTTAGCAGGATATAGACAAGGATTTGAGGATAAAAAAGGTAGAGGAACACTTTTCTTTGAATTAGAAAGAATTTTTAAAATAAAAAAACCAAAGATCATCTTTCTTGAAAATGTTAAGAACCTTGTAGGACATGACAATGGAAACACATTTAGAGCCATTTTAGAAAAGTTAGATAAAACAGGCTATTATGTGAAATATCAAGTTTTAAACGCCATACACTATGGGAACATACCCCAAAATCGTGAACGAATTTATATTATAGCATTTAAGAATAAAAAACAATACCAAAAATTTGAATTTCCTAACCCACAAGAATTAACTACAAAACTTTCTGATGTCATAGATTATGAAAAACAAGTTGATTCAAGATATTATTACACAAACACATGTTCTTTTTATGATAAATTAATTGAAGCAATGACTTCAAAGAATACTGTCTATCAATGGCGTAGAATTTATGTTAGAGAGAACAAAAACACTGTTTGTCCTACCCTCACAGCTAATATGGGGACAGGTGGTCATAATGTACCTTTGGTATTAACTGATACAGGAATTAGAAAATTGACTCCTAAAGAGTGTTTCCGTATACAAGGTTATCCAACAAACTTTGTATTACCCGAAGATGTAGCCAATACACATTTATACAAACAGGCAGGTAATTCTGTGGTAGTTCCTGTTATTGCTCGAATTGCTGAAAATATCAAGAAAGTATTATAA
- a CDS encoding pyridine nucleotide-disulfide oxidoreductase, with translation MYDIIFVGAGQSAIMGSYEALRLNPNLKILLIDKGLMWEDRLEAVTSKNKNTMSPIVYGVGGAGAFSDCKFNLDYRVGGDVFTIAGKTAVDSLIQHTVDLYKELGCTVEPVGGTTNTEVSAIKKSCIENNVQLVDTLTMHLGTDGARDLYTLLINSIKEKNVKFATSAEWEDLIIENEQLVGVEYSQNGEMKKAMGNKIVIAVGRSGASKMQEIAKKYTINFEQGGVDVGVRAEIPDIVMQSINEHFYEAKMIYYTNKYKDKMRTFCSNPSGFVAVEKHTDGIVLANGHAYKNRKSTNTNLALLCTQSFTEPFNEPFEYAKSIARMSAMLTGGKVLCQSYGDLVTHRRSTEERLARLNITPTTTDYIAGDISLACPKRILDNIIEFIEVHGKIAPGFASSDLLLYFPEIKFRSVRLKIDQNMETSMKGLYVAGDSSGYGSGLNQAAVMGILAVRHILGYEAETV, from the coding sequence ATGTATGATATAATTTTTGTTGGAGCAGGACAATCCGCTATTATGGGATCTTACGAAGCTTTGAGGTTAAATCCGAATTTAAAAATATTGTTGATTGATAAAGGATTAATGTGGGAAGATCGTTTGGAAGCTGTTACCTCTAAAAACAAAAACACAATGTCACCCATTGTTTATGGAGTAGGTGGTGCTGGAGCTTTTTCTGATTGTAAATTTAATTTAGACTATAGAGTGGGTGGGGATGTTTTTACTATTGCTGGAAAAACAGCAGTTGATTCATTAATTCAACATACCGTAGATTTGTATAAAGAATTAGGTTGTACTGTTGAACCTGTCGGTGGTACTACAAATACCGAAGTATCAGCTATTAAAAAATCTTGTATAGAAAATAATGTGCAATTAGTAGATACGCTTACTATGCATTTAGGTACAGATGGAGCAAGAGATCTCTATACTTTATTAATTAATTCTATTAAAGAAAAAAATGTAAAATTTGCAACTTCTGCAGAATGGGAAGATTTGATTATAGAAAATGAACAATTAGTAGGCGTTGAGTATTCTCAAAATGGTGAGATGAAAAAAGCTATGGGAAATAAAATTGTCATAGCGGTTGGTCGTAGTGGGGCTAGTAAAATGCAAGAAATAGCCAAAAAATATACCATCAATTTTGAACAAGGTGGTGTTGATGTTGGAGTTCGTGCAGAAATCCCAGACATTGTTATGCAATCTATTAACGAACATTTTTATGAAGCTAAAATGATCTACTATACCAACAAATACAAAGATAAAATGAGAACTTTTTGTAGTAATCCTAGCGGATTTGTTGCCGTAGAAAAACATACAGATGGGATTGTTTTAGCGAATGGTCATGCTTATAAAAATCGTAAATCTACTAATACTAATCTAGCGTTACTATGTACTCAGAGTTTTACAGAACCTTTTAACGAGCCTTTTGAATATGCCAAATCTATTGCTAGAATGAGTGCTATGTTGACAGGAGGGAAAGTTCTTTGTCAATCTTATGGAGATCTTGTGACACATAGAAGATCAACAGAAGAACGGCTTGCACGATTGAATATTACTCCGACGACTACAGATTATATAGCTGGTGATATTTCTTTGGCTTGTCCCAAACGAATTTTAGATAATATTATTGAATTCATTGAAGTCCATGGTAAGATAGCTCCGGGATTTGCGTCTTCAGATTTATTATTGTATTTTCCAGAAATTAAATTTCGTAGTGTGCGTTTAAAAATCGATCAAAATATGGAAACAAGTATGAAAGGATTGTATGTCGCTGGGGATAGTTCTGGCTATGGTAGTGGACTCAATCAAGCTGCTGTAATGGGCATACTTGCTGTAAGACATATTTTGGGATATGAGGCTGAAACAGTTTGA
- the galE gene encoding UDP-glucose 4-epimerase GalE, whose amino-acid sequence MKNILVIGGAGYIGSHTVKQLLQQGYQVIVLDNLSKGYKASLNAIDPSIPLIIGDLGDEKVLSDIFTKYNINTVMHFAALIEVGTSVFNPDIYYDNNVCKVLTLLNTMRKHNVNNFVFSSTAATFGNPQEDLISETHSQLPINPYGSSKLMVEWILRDYSHAFPEFNYCILRYFNACGADFDGLIGPSYNPATLLITATLQAANGKRPSIKIFGTDYATPDGTGVRDYIHVVDLAQVHILGMERMVKEKVSDSYNLGTGKGNSVREVITMCKQITGINFKVEETTRREGDPALLVANPSKVAKILNWKTKYQLEDMVKTAWYWEQNKTY is encoded by the coding sequence ATGAAAAATATTCTCGTAATTGGTGGAGCTGGATATATAGGTTCTCATACTGTCAAACAACTACTTCAACAAGGCTACCAGGTAATTGTACTTGATAATTTAAGTAAAGGATACAAAGCTTCTCTCAATGCCATTGACCCTTCTATTCCTTTAATTATTGGTGATTTAGGTGATGAGAAAGTTTTATCAGATATTTTTACAAAATATAATATTAATACAGTCATGCATTTTGCAGCACTAATAGAAGTTGGGACATCTGTTTTTAATCCTGATATTTATTATGATAATAATGTGTGTAAAGTACTAACTTTACTGAATACAATGCGAAAGCATAATGTTAATAACTTTGTATTCAGTAGTACTGCAGCGACATTTGGAAATCCTCAAGAAGACCTCATATCAGAAACTCACTCTCAATTACCTATCAATCCTTATGGAAGTTCCAAACTCATGGTGGAATGGATTTTACGAGATTACTCTCATGCTTTTCCTGAATTTAACTATTGTATTTTACGCTATTTTAATGCTTGTGGGGCTGATTTTGATGGTCTTATTGGCCCTTCTTATAATCCCGCTACTTTGTTGATTACAGCTACTTTACAAGCAGCTAATGGTAAAAGACCTTCTATCAAAATATTTGGTACTGATTATGCCACTCCAGATGGTACAGGTGTAAGAGATTATATCCATGTTGTTGATTTGGCTCAAGTCCATATCTTGGGAATGGAAAGAATGGTTAAGGAAAAAGTCAGTGATTCTTACAACCTAGGTACAGGTAAAGGTAATTCAGTACGAGAAGTTATTACTATGTGTAAACAGATTACAGGTATTAATTTCAAAGTAGAAGAAACTACCAGAAGAGAGGGTGATCCTGCCCTTTTAGTAGCAAATCCAAGTAAGGTTGCTAAAATTTTGAATTGGAAAACCAAATATCAATTAGAAGATATGGTCAAAACAGCTTGGTATTGGGAGCAAAATAAAACTTATTAA
- a CDS encoding IMP dehydrogenase — MTFQKFYSYDDVLLVPNLASFSLEEISLRTRLISNIFLNIPIISAAMDTVTELLMATQMAKLGGVGVIHRNITPENQAFQIKQLKQTPVDFTKYPLASLDQNQKLLVGAAVAPQDYLIRMPLLVEAGVDFVVFDVAHGDSTFTLNAITECKKQFSIPIMGGNAATVDGTRRLIEAGSDAVKIGVGAGSICTTRIICGIGIPQLSATLLCSEECLKHSIPCISDGGLRYSGDIVKSIGAGANVVMLGNMLATTIESAGENIIQNNKSFKKYRGMGSMDAMTNGGSARYQSEQNKAIVPEGVEGLVPCSGYLDEVFHQIVTGIKKGMWYCGQQTITHMNNYKKFIEITPAGLNESHAHDLLSIKSAPNYHK, encoded by the coding sequence ATGACTTTTCAAAAATTCTATAGCTACGATGATGTGCTTCTCGTCCCTAATTTAGCTTCATTCTCTTTAGAGGAAATATCTCTCCGAACACGTTTGATTAGTAATATTTTTTTAAATATTCCTATTATTTCTGCAGCGATGGATACCGTTACTGAATTACTTATGGCTACCCAAATGGCAAAACTTGGTGGAGTTGGTGTTATTCATAGGAACATAACTCCTGAAAATCAAGCTTTCCAAATTAAACAACTCAAACAAACTCCCGTAGATTTTACAAAATATCCTTTAGCTTCCTTAGATCAAAATCAAAAACTCCTTGTTGGAGCAGCTGTTGCCCCACAAGATTATCTTATTAGAATGCCTTTATTAGTAGAAGCTGGTGTTGATTTTGTTGTATTTGATGTTGCTCATGGGGATAGTACCTTCACTCTTAACGCTATTACAGAATGTAAAAAACAATTTTCTATCCCTATTATGGGTGGTAATGCGGCAACAGTAGATGGAACACGAAGATTGATAGAAGCTGGTTCAGACGCTGTAAAAATAGGTGTCGGAGCAGGATCTATCTGCACTACGCGTATTATTTGTGGTATAGGGATCCCTCAACTATCGGCGACCTTACTGTGTTCTGAAGAATGTCTAAAACATTCTATCCCGTGTATTTCTGATGGCGGCCTTCGTTATTCTGGAGATATTGTCAAATCTATTGGTGCTGGTGCTAATGTAGTAATGCTTGGCAATATGCTTGCTACTACAATAGAATCAGCTGGAGAAAACATCATTCAAAATAACAAATCATTCAAAAAATACCGAGGGATGGGTTCTATGGATGCTATGACTAATGGCGGATCAGCTCGTTATCAAAGTGAACAAAATAAAGCTATCGTACCAGAGGGGGTAGAAGGATTAGTTCCTTGTAGTGGATATTTGGATGAAGTCTTTCACCAAATTGTTACCGGTATTAAAAAAGGAATGTGGTATTGTGGTCAACAAACTATTACCCACATGAATAATTATAAAAAATTTATAGAAATAACCCCAGCTGGACTTAATGAGTCTCATGCTCATGATCTTCTTAGTATCAAATCTGCCCCTAATTATCATAAATAA
- the guaA gene encoding glutamine-hydrolyzing GMP synthase, with protein sequence MSQFIILDFGSQSTHLIQRRLQDLGYTSEILPTNTTAADILAKNPNAIIFSGSPSSVYETKAPNYDINILKLPLPKLGICYGFQCTIHNLGGKVEASLIREYGECSVSIIHEDPLFKDIDKDFITWMSHGDSITKLPETFTLIAESHAHPAAAYCKEFHFWGLQFHPELAHSQKGSVILNNFAKYISNLTPEGISIENTFQNISHSIKTQVQDNTVLLLVSGGVDSSVAAAVLLKTLNPEKIHLMYIDTGLMRKNETDEIRHILQQLNAKYLHIIDAKTRFFDALKDINDPESKRHIIGDLFVTVTIDEVKKIGLPEDFYLAQGTLYTDLIESGKGVGTKANTIKSHHNVNSPLIVEKRESGKLVEPLKELYKDNARSLGLHLGLPETLIFRHPFPGPGLGVRILGAVDADKCRILQNADAIYIEELHKRGLYSKIWQAFAVFLPIKSVGVAGDIRKYGYTIALRAVCSVDGISADIYEFKMKDLREISSRITNEVPEIARVVYDISSKPPATIEWE encoded by the coding sequence ATGAGTCAATTTATTATTTTAGATTTTGGTAGTCAATCAACACATCTTATTCAACGCCGATTACAAGATCTGGGATACACTTCTGAAATTTTACCAACTAATACTACTGCTGCAGATATTCTTGCAAAAAATCCAAATGCAATTATTTTTTCAGGATCTCCTTCTTCTGTATATGAAACAAAAGCCCCTAACTATGATATCAATATTCTAAAACTTCCTCTACCCAAACTCGGCATTTGTTATGGATTTCAATGTACTATCCATAATCTTGGAGGAAAAGTAGAAGCATCTCTCATACGCGAATATGGAGAATGTTCTGTATCTATTATTCATGAAGACCCTCTTTTCAAAGATATTGACAAAGATTTTATCACATGGATGTCTCATGGGGATAGTATCACTAAATTACCAGAAACATTTACTCTTATTGCTGAGTCTCATGCTCACCCAGCCGCTGCATATTGTAAAGAATTTCATTTTTGGGGATTGCAATTTCATCCTGAATTGGCTCATTCTCAGAAAGGAAGCGTAATTTTAAATAATTTCGCTAAATATATTTCCAATCTCACTCCAGAGGGAATATCTATAGAAAATACTTTTCAAAATATTTCCCATTCTATCAAAACACAAGTACAAGACAATACTGTATTATTATTAGTATCTGGTGGAGTGGATTCTAGTGTTGCCGCAGCAGTACTTCTAAAAACTCTAAATCCAGAAAAAATTCATCTCATGTATATTGATACAGGATTAATGAGAAAAAATGAAACAGATGAGATTCGCCATATTCTTCAACAACTTAACGCAAAGTATCTTCATATTATTGATGCTAAGACTCGTTTTTTTGATGCTTTAAAAGATATTAATGATCCTGAAAGTAAGCGTCATATTATTGGCGATTTATTTGTTACTGTTACTATAGATGAAGTGAAAAAGATAGGTCTCCCTGAAGACTTTTATTTGGCCCAAGGTACTCTTTACACAGATCTTATCGAATCTGGTAAAGGAGTTGGTACTAAAGCTAATACTATAAAAAGTCATCACAATGTTAATTCTCCTTTAATTGTAGAAAAAAGAGAATCTGGAAAATTAGTAGAACCATTAAAAGAATTATACAAAGATAATGCTAGATCTTTGGGGCTTCACCTAGGATTACCCGAAACATTAATTTTTAGACACCCTTTTCCTGGACCTGGATTAGGCGTGCGTATCTTAGGTGCAGTAGATGCTGACAAATGTCGTATTCTTCAAAATGCCGATGCTATCTATATAGAAGAATTACACAAGCGTGGACTTTATTCAAAAATTTGGCAAGCATTTGCCGTCTTTTTACCTATCAAATCTGTAGGTGTAGCAGGCGATATTAGAAAATATGGTTATACTATTGCCTTAAGAGCTGTTTGTTCTGTTGATGGTATTAGTGCTGATATTTATGAATTTAAGATGAAAGATCTCAGAGAAATTTCTTCCCGTATTACTAATGAAGTTCCAGAAATAGCTCGTGTTGTTTATGATATATCATCAAAACCGCCTGCTACTATTGAATGGGAGTAA
- a CDS encoding lactate dehydrogenase, with product MKIVSYGVRPIEESFFHKLNTFSYILDLVPELLTNDNIHLCQGADVVMLRSNCNADKNNLIKMKELGIKYILTRTVGYDHIDLKMVKELEFELCARIPSYSPTAVSELAVSIALGLSRKTIAMTMNTSHKDYKIYNNYFSKEIRHSTVGVIGTGRIGICSVKAFLGLGAKVLGYDPYPSEEIKSIIDIVDLDTLLQESDIILLHTPYFKDSNYHFVNEQFINKMKNNSILINTARGELVDLKAILKGIKSGKLAGVGLDVLENENMCFFRDNTDQKLQDPIIEELSSYYPRVIITPHVGSFTEVALTNMIEISYQNLDQFLKYGFCDNTLI from the coding sequence ATGAAAATCGTATCTTATGGAGTTAGACCTATTGAAGAATCATTTTTTCACAAACTCAATACTTTTTCGTATATACTGGATTTAGTACCAGAATTATTAACAAATGACAATATACATCTCTGTCAGGGTGCTGATGTTGTAATGCTTCGTAGTAATTGTAACGCAGATAAAAATAATCTTATCAAAATGAAAGAATTAGGTATTAAATATATTTTAACACGAACAGTTGGATATGATCATATCGATCTTAAGATGGTTAAAGAATTAGAGTTTGAATTATGTGCTAGGATACCTTCTTATTCACCAACGGCAGTTTCTGAATTAGCAGTATCAATAGCTTTAGGATTGAGTAGAAAAACTATCGCGATGACGATGAACACATCTCATAAAGATTATAAAATTTATAATAATTACTTTTCAAAAGAAATTAGACATTCTACAGTAGGTGTTATTGGTACAGGTCGTATAGGTATCTGCTCAGTTAAAGCTTTCTTAGGACTTGGGGCAAAAGTTTTAGGATATGATCCTTATCCTTCTGAAGAAATAAAAAGTATAATAGATATAGTAGATTTAGATACTTTATTACAAGAATCTGATATTATTTTATTACATACTCCTTATTTCAAAGATTCTAATTATCATTTTGTAAATGAACAATTTATTAATAAAATGAAAAATAATTCTATATTAATTAATACAGCTAGGGGTGAATTAGTAGATCTCAAAGCTATCCTAAAAGGTATAAAATCAGGGAAGCTTGCTGGCGTGGGCTTGGATGTTTTAGAAAATGAAAATATGTGTTTTTTTAGAGATAATACAGATCAAAAACTACAAGATCCTATTATTGAAGAATTATCTTCTTACTATCCTAGAGTTATTATAACACCACATGTAGGATCTTTTACAGAAGTTGCTTTGACAAATATGATAGAAATTTCTTATCAAAATCTAGATCAATTTCTCAAATATGGTTTTTGCGATAATACTTTGATTTAA
- a CDS encoding NAD(P)/FAD-dependent oxidoreductase, with product MKYDIIIIGAGLGGLTTGATLAKKGKKVLVLEQHNIPGGAATTYIRKGINFEVGLHEMDWGTPNRDMKALVFKKLGILDTLPLVELPQTWRIKTEKEEYTIPHGRQNVINYLSEKFPAEKAGVKKYFADMKYITATNKCFPNDFHPIEFLLYPIMTFPSVLYGMWQNISTGHKLDKLFKSDRLKSILNINHVYFTDNPYELSWYYHASAQYSYYHKSVYIKGGSQVLSNQLADKITENGGEIRYFADVKKIELEGNKATGVTYQDRKTKELITVTGKKIIANCSPDSVFNGNMIPTEFREEQIESKKVSTSLWTIYITYKEALSKKFPGTAYSTFFQTEEQLNSPQNTLLHENTKKALEDRGFVMVDYSAIDSGLVPEGDPRGFGVLCGCSHIEEWESNINKEEYKAKKENFAKHLFTVVEKHYPGFTENIEYFEVSTPKTIERYMKTPKGAVFGYKQIGYCFPGSRAPRQAHKVKNLHFTGAWCLPGGGFTGAILAGYYTAIDLILPMPIRIILGTLGCFFSIELLIFLIKTFVAI from the coding sequence ATGAAATATGATATTATAATTATTGGTGCAGGACTTGGAGGTCTGACAACCGGAGCAACTCTTGCTAAAAAAGGTAAAAAAGTTCTAGTATTAGAACAACATAATATTCCTGGTGGGGCTGCAACTACTTATATACGAAAAGGTATTAATTTTGAAGTGGGTCTCCATGAAATGGATTGGGGTACGCCTAACAGAGATATGAAAGCTCTTGTTTTCAAAAAACTAGGTATTCTAGATACTCTACCGCTGGTAGAACTTCCACAGACATGGCGTATTAAAACTGAAAAAGAAGAATATACTATTCCTCACGGAAGACAAAATGTAATTAACTACTTATCAGAAAAATTTCCAGCAGAAAAAGCTGGGGTCAAAAAATATTTTGCTGATATGAAATATATAACAGCAACTAATAAATGTTTTCCAAATGATTTTCACCCAATTGAGTTTTTACTTTATCCAATTATGACATTTCCTAGTGTTCTTTACGGAATGTGGCAAAATATCAGTACAGGTCATAAATTAGATAAATTATTCAAATCTGATAGATTAAAGAGTATTTTAAATATTAATCATGTATATTTTACAGATAATCCTTACGAACTTTCATGGTATTATCATGCTTCTGCTCAATATAGTTATTATCATAAATCTGTGTACATTAAAGGTGGAAGTCAAGTTTTGTCTAATCAATTAGCTGATAAAATCACTGAAAATGGTGGAGAAATTCGTTACTTTGCAGATGTGAAAAAAATTGAATTAGAGGGAAATAAAGCTACTGGTGTAACATACCAAGATCGTAAAACTAAAGAACTTATCACTGTCACTGGTAAAAAGATTATAGCAAACTGTAGTCCTGATAGTGTTTTCAATGGAAATATGATACCAACTGAATTTCGTGAAGAACAAATTGAATCAAAAAAAGTATCTACCTCTTTATGGACTATTTATATTACATATAAAGAAGCTTTATCCAAAAAATTCCCTGGAACAGCGTACTCTACATTCTTTCAGACAGAAGAGCAACTAAATTCTCCTCAAAATACATTATTACATGAAAATACCAAAAAAGCTCTTGAAGATAGAGGTTTTGTCATGGTTGATTATTCTGCAATTGATTCAGGTTTAGTTCCAGAAGGTGATCCAAGAGGATTTGGAGTATTATGTGGTTGTTCACATATTGAAGAATGGGAAAGCAATATAAACAAAGAAGAATACAAAGCTAAAAAAGAAAATTTTGCAAAACATTTATTTACTGTAGTAGAAAAACATTACCCAGGATTTACTGAAAATATTGAATATTTTGAAGTATCTACTCCTAAGACAATAGAGCGTTATATGAAAACTCCAAAAGGTGCTGTTTTTGGGTACAAACAAATAGGATATTGTTTCCCTGGATCTAGAGCTCCTCGTCAGGCTCATAAAGTTAAAAATCTACATTTTACTGGAGCTTGGTGTCTACCAGGAGGTGGTTTTACTGGAGCTATTCTAGCTGGATATTATACAGCTATAGATCTTATTTTACCTATGCCTATTCGAATTATCCTTGGAACATTAGGATGTTTCTTCTCTATCGAACTACTTATTTTTTTAATTAAAACATTTGTAGCAATATAA
- a CDS encoding Bsp6I family type II restriction endonuclease, whose product MALDLVTVDKAIFYDAIEMYFLWKELDQRIRTSATRGINFPETISEAMACYALGFQWNKGSGGDAINGNEIIEFKATSNWGLDTSSFSPSEKFDKLYFLRLDKKNDELYIYDTGMNSDELKKIKVNKNESFAQQQASGRRPRFSIINFIIEPKELAAIAKVDIRSKKIIKLS is encoded by the coding sequence ATGGCATTAGATTTAGTAACTGTAGATAAAGCAATATTTTATGATGCGATCGAAATGTATTTTCTTTGGAAAGAGCTAGACCAAAGGATACGAACATCTGCTACAAGGGGTATTAATTTCCCCGAAACCATTAGCGAAGCTATGGCGTGTTACGCACTAGGCTTTCAATGGAATAAAGGTAGTGGTGGCGATGCTATAAATGGTAATGAAATTATTGAGTTTAAAGCCACAAGTAATTGGGGATTAGATACTTCGAGCTTTTCACCGTCAGAAAAATTTGATAAACTTTATTTTTTAAGACTAGATAAGAAAAATGATGAACTGTATATTTATGATACAGGAATGAACTCTGATGAGTTAAAAAAAATTAAAGTTAACAAGAATGAAAGCTTTGCACAGCAACAAGCTTCTGGACGAAGACCTAGATTCAGTATAATTAATTTTATTATTGAACCTAAAGAACTTGCAGCAATTGCTAAGGTAGATATTCGAAGTAAAAAAATTATAAAACTATCGTAA
- a CDS encoding NAD(P)-binding domain-containing protein, producing the protein MFKVAIIGAGPAGISMGAELVQSGIPSDQILICEKSEHDNASVRQFYPATKDINSVYKNIEVPINGVVGFSGLISLTEYHSMIDNIITDNKLNLKLKTEVQKVIKQDKGFQIETSQGVFEAEYVVLSSGVFSKPRKPDYPIPSILLPKISYDILKLQKQDTRELDILVVGGGDSASEYVQILTQMKNKVTLSYRQEKLFRMNQLNMDRLNTLVDINKVTTCFGTNISSIEADEDRIKIHFEEREDMIVDRIVYTLGGASPSAFMAQCGIDYDDTNVVLRDNKETDIDGLFMIGDLATGRKGGSLMLGFKGAREVMEALHKKYNFNAPKSI; encoded by the coding sequence ATGTTTAAAGTTGCTATTATAGGTGCAGGCCCTGCTGGAATTTCTATGGGTGCAGAACTCGTACAGTCTGGTATCCCGTCAGATCAAATACTAATTTGTGAAAAATCAGAACATGATAATGCCTCAGTTAGACAATTTTATCCAGCTACAAAAGACATTAATTCAGTTTATAAAAATATAGAGGTGCCAATTAATGGTGTTGTAGGATTTTCGGGATTGATTTCTCTTACAGAATATCACAGTATGATAGATAACATCATCACAGATAATAAACTAAACTTAAAACTTAAAACAGAAGTTCAAAAAGTAATTAAACAAGATAAAGGATTCCAAATAGAAACTTCTCAAGGTGTTTTTGAAGCAGAATATGTTGTTTTGAGTAGTGGTGTTTTTTCAAAACCACGCAAACCTGATTATCCTATTCCTTCTATATTACTACCGAAAATATCTTATGATATTTTAAAACTTCAAAAACAGGATACAAGAGAATTAGATATTCTTGTTGTTGGCGGTGGAGATTCAGCATCAGAATATGTACAAATTCTTACACAGATGAAAAACAAAGTAACGCTTTCTTATAGACAAGAGAAACTATTTAGAATGAATCAGCTGAATATGGATCGTTTAAATACTTTAGTTGATATAAACAAAGTAACAACATGTTTTGGAACTAATATTTCTTCTATTGAAGCAGATGAGGATAGAATCAAAATTCACTTTGAAGAAAGAGAAGATATGATAGTAGATCGTATTGTATATACTCTTGGTGGTGCGTCACCTAGTGCGTTTATGGCACAATGTGGTATTGACTATGATGACACAAATGTCGTCCTCCGTGATAATAAAGAGACTGATATTGACGGTTTATTTATGATTGGAGATCTTGCTACAGGAAGAAAAGGCGGATCATTGATGCTAGGATTTAAAGGTGCTAGAGAAGTTATGGAAGCTCTTCATAAAAAATATAATTTTAATGCTCCAAAATCTATTTAA